The following nucleotide sequence is from Diospyros lotus cultivar Yz01 chromosome 3, ASM1463336v1, whole genome shotgun sequence.
TCTGAAGTTACTCTCCAATCCTATTGCTTTTGCACGTTTGTAATTTGAAATAGCTCGAGGGTTCAACAAAAATCCTGATATGAATTTATCCTTGAGCAGCTTCCCGCCACCGAGGGCTTTAAAAAAATCCATGCCTTTGTCGAATAGTATGACTCCTCCCCAGTAGCGAGGCCAGAAGTCATTCACCTACAGGCGTCAAGTCCAAAAGTCTCTGTTTTTGCTTGTTCTCCATAAACAATAAGGAATTGATTGAAAAGTAAGGTACCTCGCCCTCTATTTCTTCATGAAGAATTGCAAATAAACGAACTCCAAGCGCGTCAAATATGGGTTTTTTGGCATAGAGCTTGTGGGCCTCAGCTCTGCACATGATGCACCTGTTTCCCGTGTATAATACGCATAAAGAACACCAGTAAATTAGTGTTGATCCACATTTCTTGCaatgaatataagaaaaaagTGGGGGAAAGAAAACTCATATGATATCATTTATCTTTTCCAAATTGTTTTCCCTAATGTTTCTTCGTGGTTATGACATTTAGTTTTACTTGGTTAGAAGTACAAAACTGGAAGACCGAAAGCATCCCATTTGATTCTTCAATTGCCAGATGTTAAAAATATTGCTGTGGTGATTTTTGTATCTGCAAGAGACCTATTGTTGATTTCTAAGATTGAAGTCTACCAAGTGTATGCACTAGCATTTGCAAATGGAACACCGTCCTGAACCAGGTTTTCTTGGAGCATGAAATGCAGGGATTTTAGTGTGTCTAAGAGGATAATTCTATGCCAAGATGCCCAACATATACAGAATTTACCCTGGCCGCCTGATACAAAGGATTAGAGCTGGTTTATCAAGCCATAGTTCAGAAGCCTTAAATGGTGGCGTCCTTGTTTTCACCAAGCGCTCCTTCCCAATCTTATATTCTGGAGTTAGTTTCTGAATTGAGATGTTTTCAATTGCAGAGTACGGAGCAACATCATCAACTATTGGAGGAGGCTGTACACAGCCACATGCCCTGGGCTCTGCAGGACAGGCAGCCACAATCCCCTTAAAGATATGTCCTTCTTTGATCTTCAAATCAGCCACTGATCGCTCGAGTGACATATCATAGTTGGTACTACTTCTTCCTGGGGATTTCAGTATACTCTGCATCTTTCTGGAGTCGAAAGAACCAATCTCACTTGTGTAAATGCTATTATTTCTAGAAGGTGTGGCCAGTTTTCTCCTTGAAGGGGCAACGTATGAAGCAGGCAGAGGATCTACTGCATACGGGCTGGTTCTGTCCAAGAAACGGGCAACGTGCCCTCTCTTCATTCCAATTTGTGCAGATAGATCTGCTGTGCTTAAGCGAAGAATCTCAGGAAGACATTTCCCAGTGGTCTCCATCTTGTCTGCATATTGCATCAGAGCACGATCATGCAGGTATGATCTGATTTCCAGTGCATCCTAGATTAAACCATTAAGAACTTTCAGAGGTCAAAGATTAATTAGATACTCTGATGAATCAATTTCAAGAATCAATATGCAATTCTACTCATGAATCAAATTTCTCGAAAATAGAAGAGACCAATACGTAATTCTACTCCATAAATCTAGAGGGACATGAAACAGGTAGGAATCAAATGTGAAAATATATGACTGGCAGTCTGGCATAAGCTTATAATCAGGAATCCTGCATGCAGCTTGCAACAAACATGAATTATGACTAATCATTCTTCCAAATCTCCTTTTTTGGGGAGATTTTCATGTGAGAGTATTGTTGAGGATGTATCTTCAAAGACATGATCATCTAAAACGTCAAGCGACTGACTGTATGGATCGATCAGGAAAAAATAAGACAGTTTGGAGGTCAAGAACCTTTTGTTGCTGAGTCATGTTTATTGCACCCATATCCTCTGAACTCATAATCTTCAAAGTTGGTACATCATCCCAACCTTCTTCTAAGAGCGTTGGCATAAGCTGCTTCAGAGTtccatttccaacaaaatcctCCATTGAAAAGGAAGACATCCTGTTGCAAACTGGAGTCGTTCACCTGAGTGAGACCTTCTTTGTTGAAATGCGTTGTGGATATGGAACCAACTTAGTGAAATGAGCCCAAGTAACCCTGATATATGTTAGAGATTAAAATATTGAAGGTCATATCTAACTTTGACAGTGTCAATGGCGTAAAAGATTTGGTTCACTCctttcattaaatttaatttgagtagGTTTCTTGAAGTTATcgtaataaattattattccaCTGCATTGTTGGAAGGATGCGACCTGAACAAATTAAAATGCCTCACTGTTCTATATGATAGAAGGGATCTTCTAAAAATGTCTCTTGTAGATAGGGGACAGAGGCGGCCGCCTAAAGCCCCCAATTTAGGAaggataaaaaatttataatttatatattttttattttttaataataaatattttattaaaaaattaaatctaaaataaaatttaattttttgtcttcCTCATTTCTCTTCCCAATTTTTATCATTGTCTCTCttcattatttttagaattaagagtgttaaaaaaagaaatttttcaagaaaaaaaaaataatccaatgAAAAATCTTCACTACATTAAAAAGTCAATTATTTTTCGAATGTATATATtgtttatagaatattatttacAGTTTCATTTTGAGTGATTTTgtagaatttttcaaaattaaagttgATAGAGTCATATTTGAAGTCAATTATATTGTCAGAAAGATTGAATGGATTAGCTATATTATCCATTAATCGTgctttattagataaacttgattatagagatttaatcaacaat
It contains:
- the LOC127797300 gene encoding uncharacterized protein LOC127797300, translating into MSSFSMEDFVGNGTLKQLMPTLLEEGWDDVPTLKIMSSEDMGAINMTQQQKDALEIRSYLHDRALMQYADKMETTGKCLPEILRLSTADLSAQIGMKRGHVARFLDRTSPYAVDPLPASYVAPSRRKLATPSRNNSIYTSEIGSFDSRKMQSILKSPGRSSTNYDMSLERSVADLKIKEGHIFKGIVAACPAEPRACGCVQPPPIVDDVAPYSAIENISIQKLTPEYKIGKERLVKTRTPPFKASELWLDKPALILCIRRPGCIMCRAEAHKLYAKKPIFDALGVRLFAILHEEIEGEVNDFWPRYWGGVILFDKGMDFFKALGGGKLLKDKFISGFLLNPRAISNYKRAKAIGLESNFRGEGEIKGGLFVVGKGRSGIAYQFIERNFGDWAPLAEILEICSRLQNQQLSQGESFKTNEYESGVST